The Sphingomonas crocodyli nucleotide sequence TTTCGGTCGCGACCAGATTGACCCGGATGATGCGATCCCAGTCGGCAAGCTGCGGCGACAGGCCGGCGGCATGCAGCAGCGCGCCAAGCCCGCCCTCCCCGCCCAGCCCGGCGACGAGTTCGGCCAGCAATGTATCCTCCGCCAGATCGCCGGGCAGCGAGGCCGCGACGGTATAGCCTTCGCCACGCAGTTCCTCGGTCAGCATGCGCAGCTTGTCGGCGGCGACATCAGTAAGCACCAGATCCATCGTCGCGCCGAAGCGCCGCGCCAACGCGCGGCCCATGCCGCCGCTCGCCCCGGTGACGACCGCCTTGCGCCGAACTGGATTACCCACGCATCTTCTCCCCCTATCTCTATGCGGCACTACCACATTTGTGCGCCTCGGTAGCGCGGGACATCGTGTAACGGCAACGTTGAACAGGGCGGCATCGCGATGTTAGCCCCGCACCAACGAAGATAGGGGTGGATATGAGCTTCGAAGGCAAGGTCGCGATCGTCACCGGCGTGAAACCCGGCAATATCGGCCAGGCGATCGCCGATGCGCTTGTCGCCAAGGGCGCGAAGATCGTCGTCGGCGCGACGAAGGACGAGAGCGGCAAGGCCGCCGTCGCGGCGATCGAGGCGGCGGGTGGTGAGGCGACCTATGGCATCGTCGACATCGCCTCGCTCGAAAGCTGCACCGCGCTGGCGACGCTTGCGGCCGAACGCTTCGGGCGGATCGACTATCTGGTCAACAATGCGGCTCTGTTCGGCGGCATGTCGATGCAGTCGCTGCTCGATATCGACTGGGACGAGCTCAAGCGGCTGATGGACATCAACCTGCTCGGCAGCCTCGCGATGACGCGCGCGGCGGTCCCCTACATGGAAAAGGTTGGCGGCGGCGCGATCGTGAACGTCAGTTCGTCGGCCGCATGGATGGCGGGCGGGCATTACAGCGCCGCGAAGCTCGGCCTCAATTCGATCGCGCTGTCGCTGTCGAAGCAGCTCGGCCCGCGCAACATCCGGATCAACACGCTCGCCCCCGGCATGACCGACACGCCCGCCTTCCGCGGCCAGACGCCGCAGGAATATGTCGACATGCTGGTCGGCAACCAGGCGGTAAAGCGCATCGGCACACCCGAGGATCAGGCGAAGGCGGTGCTGTTCCTGCTGTCCGACGACGCATCCTTCATCACCGGATCGGTGATGTCGTGCGACGGCGGGCTGACGGCGCGGGTTTAGACAAATCCTCCGCGGAACGGAGCGCGAGGTTCAACATGCCCCCGGCATGTTGAAGGATCGTCCGGGGGACGATCCGACCTCGCACTGTGGCGCCGAAGGCGACGGAGGGGGCTGGCCACTGGCGATGCCGCCCAGCCTCTCGCCCCCTCCACCGGCTTCGCCGGTCCCCCTCCCCGTTCCGGGGAGGATCAAGAAGTTACCGCGTCAGGTGGCTCGCCAACAGCCAGGCAAGGCCGTTGATGTTCGGTTCGGGCGCGGTGCGGGCCTCGGGATAGAGTTCGAGGGTGATGACGGTCGCCATCCGCTCCATCGCCACCATCAGCCCGGCCGCAATGTCATAGCTTTCGGCGACGACCTTTCCGTCGACCACCGCATCGGGAATCTTGCGGGTGAAGGGCTCGGCAAGCCGCGCCGCCGATTCCAGCCGCATCTGCACGAAGCGATCGTCGCCTTCATCGGCCAGCCGGTTGCGCGCGCGCAGCAAGGTGGCGTTGTCGCGCCAGTAGGCGAAGAAGGCCCGAACATAAGCGCGGGCATGATCGAGCCGCTCGGTCTCCGGCCAATCCGCCGTCAGCAGCGCGACGACCGGATCGAAGCGTTCGTTGAGCGTTTCCATCGCCGCGAAGATCGCTTCGCCGACATCGGTAAAATAGAGATAGAAGGTCGGCGGCGAGATGCCCGCCTCCCGCGCGATCGCGGCGACGGGGGGGGCGATACCGCGCGATTCCTTGAGCAGCGCCTCGGTTGCTTCGATCACGCGCTGGCGCGTTCCGTGGCCCTTGCGACCCAGCGCCTGGCCCGATTTGTTTACGGCATCGGCCGACTTCATCACATTCCTCGAATCGATTGCTGCGGCCCCTATAGCGCCGGAATCTTATAACGGTCTGCCATTTTCCGGTTAGGAATCATTGCTCGCTCGCCTCTTGGCCCGCAGACCCGAAATGGTTTAGCGATCGCAGCAATGGACCTTTACCTGCCCATTGCCGGCCTGTCGGTGAACATGCTGGTCATCGTCGGCCTCGGCGGGATCGTCGGGCTGCTGTCGGGCATGTTCGGCGTGGGCGGCGGTTTCCTGACGACGCCGCTGCTGATCTTCTACGGCATCCCGCCCGCCGTCGCGGTCGCATCGTCGGCGACGCAGATCACCGGCGCCAGCGTCTCCGGTGTGATCGCGCACGGCAAGCGCGACGGGGTCGATTATCATATGGGCTGGGTGCTGGTGGCGGGCGGCGCGATCGGATCGCTTGCCGGCGGCTGGCTGTTCCGCCTGCTCCAGCAGTTGGGCCAGATCGATACGGTGGTCGGCCTGCTCTACGTCGTCCTGCTGGGCAGCATCGGCATCATGATGGCGCGCGAATCGATCGGCCTGCTCGTCCGCCAGTGGCGCGGCGCGGCGCCGAAGCCAGCTTCACGACGCCACCATCCGCTGATCGCGATCCTGCCGCTGCGGTGGCGCTTCTATAAATCGGGCCTCTACATCTCCCCGCTCGCGCCAGCTCTGCTCGGCTTCGCGACGGGCATGATGACGGTGCTCATGGGGGTCGGCGGCGGCTTCATTCTCGTTCCCGCGATGATCTACCTGCTTGGCATGTCGACCCGCGTGGTCGTCGGCACCTCCTTGTTCCAAATATTGTTCGTGACAGCCGCGACCACGATGGTCCACGCGCTGACGACCCATGCGGTCGATATGGTGCTCGCCGCCCTGCTGCTGATCGGCAGTGTGACGGGGGCGCAGATCGGCGCGCGCTTCGCGCAGCTGATCAAGCCAGAATATCTGCGCCTCGCGCTCGCCTTCATCGTGCTGGTGGTGGCGATCCGCATGGGGCTGGGCCTCGGCTGGCGCCCGGCCGAAATCTATTCGATCGAGCCGCTGGCATGAAGCGGCGCTGGCTCCTCCCACTGCTGACGATCGCGCCGATGCTGATGGGCGCGGAGCAACCCAAGCTGGTGCCCGACGTGTCGCAGCGGCAGATCGACATCATCTACAGCTTCACCGGCGCCGAATTGCTACTGTTCGGCGCGATCCTCTATCCGGGCGGCCGCGCGCCGACCAAGCCGCCCGAAATTGCGGTCGTCATCAAAGGGCCACCCGAGCCGGTGCTGGTGCGCGAAAAGGCGCGGATCGCCGGCATCTGGATCAACGCCGACAGCGCCGCCTATCGATCGGTCCCGTCCTTCTACGCGCTGGCATCGTCCAAGCCGATCGGATCGATCGTCCAGCCGCGCACCGCCGTGATCTACGAACTCGGCATCGACAATCTCCAGCTCTCCCCCTCCAGCGGCGGCGATCCGGCGGAGGCGCGGCGGTTCGAGGAGGGCGTCGTCGATCTCAAGCGGCGCGGCGGCTATTATTCGGAATCGGCGCATGGCGTGGAGATCAGCGAGGGCGTTCTCTATCGCGCGCGCATCGCGATTCCCGCGCGCGTGCCGGTGGGGCGCTACACCGCCGAAACCTACCTGATCCAGGACGGGCGCGTGATCGCGGCGGCGACGCGCGACATCGACATCGCCAAATCGGGCTTCGAAGCGTTCGTCGCACGCTGGGCCGAAAAGCACGCCATCATTTACGGCCTTGTCGCGATCGCACTGTCGCTCGCGCTCGGCTGGGCGGCGGGGCAGATTTCGGACAGGCTGAAACGCTGAATTAACGCCTGCGCGTTTAAGCCGATGCGATGAACGATTTCGTCTCGCAGTCAGCTTTCACCCCGTCCACCGACAGCATCGCCATCGGCACGATCGAGGCCGTGTCCGGATCGGGCGCGACCGCGCGGATTGATGCGAGCGCCGTGGCGGCCGCCGGCCAGCATCCCGACGCCGTGACCGCGATGGCGGGCGAGGTCGGATCGCTGATCCGCATCGCGGTGGGTGCGCAAATCGTCGTCGCGGCGATCCAGGGCCTGCGCGCGGCGGACGGCGGGATCATCGCCGACATCGACTTTCTGGGCGAAAGCAAAGTCACGCCCGATGGCGGCATCGCCGGCTTCCGTCGCGGAGTCACCCGCTTCCCCCTGCCCGGCTGCGTCGTATCGCCGGTTTCGACCGCGGACATGGGCGCGATCTTCGGGACGGTGGGCGTGCCCGACATCCGCGTCGGCACCGTTTACCCGACCGACGCCGTCCCTGCCGCGCTGCAGATCGATGCGCTGCTGGGCAAGCATTTCGCGCTGCTGGGATCGACCGGCACCGGCAAATCGACCGCGACCGCTTTGATCCTCCACCGCATCTGCCAGATGGCGCCCGCCGGCCATATCGTGATGATCGATCCGCACGGCGAATATGGCGCGGCCTTCGGGGATGTCGGCGCGACCTTCGACGTTTCGAACCTCGCCATGCCTTATTGGCTGATGAACTTCGAAGAACATTGCGAGGTGCTGCTGACCACCAGCGGTGCAGAGCGGCAGATGGATGCCGACATCCTCGCCAAATGCCTGCTCGCCGCGCGGCAGAAAAGCCGTATGGCCGAGGGGCTGACCCGGCTGACCGTCGACAGCCCGATCCCCTATGTCCTGTCCGATCTGACCGCGATCATCGCGGCCGAGATGGGCAAGCTCGACAAGGCGAACAACAGCGCGCCCTATCTGCGGCTCAAGACCAAGATCGACGAGATCCGCAACGATCCGCGCTACACCTTCATGTTCTCCGGCATGCTTGTCGGCGATGCGATGAAGGCGTTCATCACCCGCATCTTCCGCCTGCCGGGCGACGGGCGGCCGATTTCGGTGATCGACGTATCTGGCGTGCCATCCGAAATCACGTCGGTCGTCGTCTCGGTGCTGGCGCGGATGGTGTTCGATTATGCGTTATGGGCGCGCGGCATCGCCGAGCATCCGGTGCTGCTCGTCTGCGAAGAGGCGCATCGCTACATCCCCGCCGCCGATACCGGGCGCGGACAGGCGGTGCGCAAGGTGCTCGAACGGATCGCGAAGGAAGGCCGCAAGTACGGCGTATCGCTGGGGCTGATTACGCAGCGCCCGTCCGATCTGGCCGAAGGCGTGCTCAGCCAGTGCGGCACGATCATCGCGATGCGCCTCAACAATGATCGCGACCAGGCGTTCGTGAAGGCCGCGATGCCCGAAGGATCGCGCGGCTTCCTCGAATCCATCCCGGCGCTGCGCAATCGCGAGGCGATCGTGTGCGGCGAAGGCGTGGCGATCCCGATCCGCCTGCGCTTCGACGATCTGGAAGAGGCATGCCGACCGGCTTCGAACGATCCGGTCTTCTCCGACCTGTGGCGCCAAACCGGCGGCGAGGAGGAAGCGATCGAAACCGTCGTGAACCGCTGGCGCAATCAGAAGCGGTAATTCCGCGCTCCCGGAGAACCGGCTGGGGCGACTCGGTTGCGCGCCCGCTCCATCCATGATTATACTGCGTTATAATCTTGGAGAGCTGCCGTGAGCGACGACCCTTATATCCTGATCACCGCCGATACCCATGCGGGTGCCAATCACGCGACCTATCGCGAATATCTGGACCCGCAATATCGCGAGCGGTTCGACGAATGGCGCGGCGCGTATAAGAACCCCCAGACCGGGCATTACGGCACGAAGAAGCTCAAGAACTGGGATTTCGAGGTTCGTTCGAACGACCAGAACAGCCAGGGCGTCGTCGGCGAGGTCATCTATCCGAACACGGTGCCGCCGTTCTGGAAGAAGCCGTTGGTGATGCCGCCGGCCGCGGTGAAGCCCGAGGATTACGAACTCTACAATGCCGGCATCCGCGCGCATAACCGCTGGCTCGCGGACTTTTGCGCCGAAGATCCTGTGCGCCGCGCGGGCATCGGCGTGTTCCTGCCCAACGACCTCGACGAAGCGGTCAAGGATATCGAATATATCGCCAAGGCCGGCCTGCGCGGCGGTGTGCTGCTGCCGCTGATCTCGCCCGACGCGACGTGGCTCAAGCGACTCTACGATCCGGCATGGGAGCGTGTCTTCGCCGCGATCCAGGATCACGATCTGGTGATGAACCAGCACACCGGCGCGGGCATCCCCGATCACGGCACCTCGCTGGTCGGCCAGGCGGTGTGGATGTCGGAGGTCGGCTATTATGCGCAGGCCGGCTATCGCTACCTGCTGCTGTCGGGCGTGTTCGAACGCTATCCGAAGCTGAAGTATATCCTGACCGAATCCGGCTGCGCCTGGGCCGGGCCGATGCTCCAGCAGCTCGACGGCATCCACAAGAGCATCATGCGCGGCGTCTCGGGCGAGATCGTCTATGATCCCAAGGACTGGGTGCTCAAGCGCCTGCCGAGCGAATATGCCAAGGAGCATTGCTTCTACGGCGCGTCCTTCCCCAGCAAGGCCGAGCTCGACGGGATCGAGGCGGTCGGCGAGGACAATGTGCTGTGGGGTAACGATTACCCGCATTATGAGGGCACCTATCCCTACACGCTGGAATCGCTGCGGCTGACCTTCGACGACATGAGCGAGACGCGCCGCCGCAAGGTGCTGGGCCTCAATGCGGCCAAGCTCTACAAGTTCGATCTGGAGGCGCTGAAGCCGCTGGCGGCGAAATATGGCCCGACCAAGGAACAGGTTGATCAGCCGCTGCCGCACGACCAGATCCCCGAGGACACCTATTGCTACCTCTTCTCCAACATCCGCAATGCACGGGCGGAAGCGGCGGAGAAGGCCAAGGCTGCCGAAGTCGCCTGATCAGTCAAATCGTTCATGCAGGGAAAAGGCGTCGCTGTATAAGCGGCGCCAATTCCTATTCAGGAGAGCGATCATGATTAAGCGGATGACGGCGCTTGCCGCGATGACGATGCTGAGCCTCGGCGCGCCTGCGCTCGCGCAGATGGGCGGCGGCGATCCGATGGCGATGCTGAAAGCCGCCGACACCAATGGCGACGGCGCGATCAGCAGGGCCGAATATCTCGCCTATCGCGGATCGCACTTCACCGAGATGGACGCCAACAAGGATGGCTTCCTGTCGAGCGCGGACGCCGCGAGCGACGAACGCGGCGGCCGCCGTATGGAGCGGATGATCGCGCAGGCCGATTTCGACAAGGACGGCAAGGTCAGCCGCCCCGAGTTCGACAAGGCGCCCGCGCCGATGTTCGACCGGCTCGACGCCAATGGTGACGGCACGGTCGACAAGGCCGAACTCGCCAATGCGCGCCAGGCGTTCGAAGCCCGCCGTGACGAGCGCGGCAACTGAGCAGGTCAGCAGTCCTTTTCGTCTGTCTCGGCAACATATGCCGATCCCCCCTGGCCGAGGCCGCGTTTCGCGCGCGGGCCGAGGCGGCGGGGCTGGACGTGACGATCGACAGCGCCGGGACCGGCGACTGGCATGTCGGACGCCCGCCGGACAGGCGCGCGCAGGCGATCGCGCGGGCGAACGGGATCGATATTTCGGGCTATCGCGGACGGCAGGTCGCGCCGGACGATTTCCGGCGCTTCAGCCACATCTTCGCGCTCGATGCCCAGAACCTCACCGATCTGGCGCGCGTCGCCCCGGCCGATGGCACCGCCCAGGTTTCACTGCTGCTCGATCTGGTGCCGGGGATGGAAGGCGAATCCGTCGCCGATCCCTATTTCGGGGATGACGACGGCTTCGAAGTGACGTGGGACGAAGTCGATCGGGCCGCGAAGGCGCTGCTCGATCGGCTGGCCGACTAGATTCGACCGAGCAGAAGCAGAACGAGCAGGATCACGACGACGACGCCGAGGATCCCCGACGGGCCATAGCCCCAGCCGCTGCTATAGCCCCAGGTCGGCAGCGCGCCGACGAGGATCAGAATCAGAATTACGAGCAGCACGGTTCCGAGCATGACGGCCTCTCCGAATTTTCTTGTCGATACGAGGTGGAAACAGTCGGGAAACCCATCCTGTTCCGCTGGCGTGGTTCGATGCTACGGCTGCGTAACGTGTGAAATTCGCTGTTTATGCAGCTAATCGCTTCCGATTGCCCGCGAACGCTGCTTATAACGCAGCGCAGCAAAGCGAGGACAGTGATGACGACGGTGCAACTCCGGCAATGAAGGCGGGGTCGGAGTGGAAATATGCGGCACTGCTCGCCGCAACCGTCGTGCTGTCGTCATGTGGGAAGAAGGACGATCAGAAGCGTCCGACACCCGAAGCCGGCTATATCGTGGTCAAGGCGGAATCGGTCGCGCTGCCGGTCGAGCTGCCGGGCCGCACCTCCGCCTTCGAGACATCCGAAGTCCGCCCGCAGATCACCGGCCTGATCAAGTCGCGCCTGTTCACCGAAGGCAGCATCGTGCGCGCCGGTGAAACGCTCTATCAGATCGATCCGCGCCTCTATCGCGCCGCGCTCAATCAGGCGAATGCGAACCTCGCCAATGCCGAGGCCAATCGCGAGGCGACCGCGACCCGCGCCCAGCGGCTCGAACCGCTCGCCAAGATCGAGGCGGTGTCGCAGCAGGATTATACCGACGCCCGCGCCGCCGCGCGTCAGGCATCCGCAACCGTCGAGCAGAACCGCGCCAACCTTGAGACCGCGCGGATCAACCTGGACTTTACGAAGGTGCCCGCGCCGATCACCGGCCGGGTCGGCCGTTCGCTGTTCACCACCGGCGCGCTCGTCACCGCCAATCAGGCCGAACCGCTGACGACGATCCAGCGGCTCGATCCGATCTTCGTCGATATCCAGCAGTCGGCGAGCGAATATCTGGCGCTGCGCCGCGCGCTCACCGGCGGCGGGGTGATCCCCTCGGCGGCTACCGTGAAGCTGAAGCTTGAGGATGGCAGCGACTATCCGGCGACCGGACGGCTCGAATTCACCGAAGCGATGGTCGATCCCACGACGGGCACCGTTACCCTTCGCGCGCGCTTCGCCAATCCGACGGGCCTGCTGCTGCCCGGCATGTATGTCCGCGCCGCGCTGAGCCAGGCGACCGCAAAGAGCGCGATCCTCGTGCCGCAGCAGGGCGTGGCCCGCGATGCCAAGGGCGACGCGACCGTCATGCTCGTCGGCCCCGACAACAAGGCCGTGCAGCAGAAGGTGACGGCCGAACGCACGATCGGCGATAAGTGGCTCGTCACCGACGGGCTCAAGCCCGGCGACAAGGTGATCGTCGAGGGGCTGGGCAAGATCCGGCAGAAGCAGGACATCAAGCCCGTTCCGGCCGGCTCCCCGCCTGCCGGCGGCAAGGAAGGCAAGCGCGGCTAAACGATGCTGTCGCGCGTCTTCATCGATCGGCCCATCTTCGCCTGGGTCCTCGCGATCATCGTGATGCTGCTGGGCGTCGGCGGCATCCTGACGCTGCCCGTCGAACAATATCCCGATATCGCGCCGCCCACGGTCAACATCCGCGCGAACTTTCCGGGCGCATCGGCCGAGACCATCGAGACGAGCGTTACCCAGATCATCGAACAGCAACTGACCGGCATCGATGGGCTGATCTATTTTCAGTCCAATTCGGACTCGTCGGGCCGCGTCGGCATCACCGTCACCTTCGAGAAGGGGACCGATCCCGACATCGCGCAGGTGCAGGTGCAGAACAAGGTGCAGCAGGCGTTGCCCCGTCTGCCGCAACAGGTGCAGCAGCAGGGACTGGTCGTCACCAAGTCCAATGCCGATCAGTTGATGGTCGTCGCCATCTATGACTCGACCGATCGCGTCACCAGTAACGACGTCAGCGACTATCTGGTATCCAATCTGCAGGAGCCGCTGGGCCGCATCGACGGCGTCGGCGACGTCAACGTGTTCGGCGCACAATATGCGATGCGCATCTGGCTCGATCCGAACCGGTTGGCGGCGGTTCAACTCACCCCGGCCGATGTCATATCGGCGGTGCAGGCGCAAAATACCCAGGTCGCGGCTGGCCAGATCGGCGGCCTTCCCTCCGCGCCCGGCCAGATGCTCAACGCGATCGTCACCGCCAAGTCGCGGCTGACCAATGTCGATCAGTTCAAGCGCATCGTCCTCAAGACGCAGGGCAATGGCTCGCGCGTGCTGTTGCAGGATGTCGCGCGGGTCGAGCTGGGCAATGAAAGCTATACCAATGTCAGCCGGCTCGACGGGCATCCGGGCGCGGGCATCTCGATCCAGCTCGCGCCGGGATCGGACGCGCTGAAGACCGCCGAACTCGTTCGGCAATATATGGACGAGCACGCATCGTCGCTGCCCGACGGCTTCGCCTACAAATTCCCCAATGACAGCACCCGCTTCATCAAGCTGTCGGTCGAGGACGTGATCATCACCCTGATCGAGGCGATCGTTCTGGTCGTGATCGTGATGTTCCTGTTCCTGCAAAGCTGGCGCGCGACCCTGATCCCCGCCATCGCGGTGCCGGTGGTTCTGCTGGGCACCTTCGGTGTGCTGGCGGCGGCAGGCTTTTCGATCAACACGCTGACTTTGTTCGGGATGGTCCTCGCCATCGGCCTGCTGGTCGACGACGCGATCGTCGTCGTCGAAAATGTCGAGCGCGTGATGGAGGAGGAACCGAACCTCACTCCGCGCGAAGCCACCATCAAATCGATGGGCGAGATCAACATCGCGCTGATTGCGATCGCGCTGGTTCTGTCCGCCGTATTCCTGCCGATGGCCTTCTTCGGCGGATCGACCGGCATGATCTACAAGCAATTCTCGATCACGATCGTCTCGTCGATGGTGCTGTCGGTATTCGTGGCGCTGATCCTGTCCCCCGCGCTCGCCGCCACCGTCCTCAAGCGTCGCGACAGGGAAGCGATCGCGCATGAGCATCGCTGGGTCACGAAGGCCCATCATTATGGCGACCGCTTCAACGATTGGTTCAAGCGGACGACCAATCGCTATGTCGCCGCCGTCCAGCGGATGTTCAGCCATGTTAAGGCGGCGATGGCGGTGTTTGTCGCGCTGATCGTGCTGCTGGTCGTCGTCTTCCTGAACCTGCCAACCAGCTTCCTGCCGGTCGAGGATCAGGGCATCGCCCAGCTCCAGTACACGCTGCCGCCCGGCGCGACGCAGCGCCGCACGCTGGAGGCCGCAGCCGCAATCGAACGCTATTTCCTGACCAAGGAGAAAGCGAATATCGAAACGATCTACACGGTGATCGGCACGTCGAACCAGGGCCAGGGCCAGAATACCGGCCGCGGTTTCATGTCGTTCGCGCATTGGGATGACCGCAAGGGCCCGGAAAATTCGGTTGAGGCGATCACGCGGCGTGCGACGGCCGCCGTCAGCCGCCAGCTGCGCGACGTGCAGTTCAACGCGCTGAGCCCGCCTGCGGTGCGCGGCCTCGGCCAGTCGAGCGGCTTTTCGATGCAGTTGCTCAACACCGGCGGACTGACCCATGAGGAGTTCAAGGCGCGGCGCGACGAGTTGATCCAGGCGGCGAACAATGATCCCGCGCTCACGCAGATCCGCCAGAACAATCTGGACGACACCGCCACGCTAGCGATCGATATCGATCAGGAAAAGGTCGGCGCGCTGGGCGTGTCGCAGGCCAGTGTCGACAACACACTGTCGACCGCATGGGGCGGCCAATATGTAAACGACTTCGTCGATCGCGGCCGTGTGAAGCGCGTCTATGTGCAGGGTGACGCGCCATTCCGTTCGCGTCCCGAGGACATGAACGACTGGTTCGTACGCTCGACCACCGGGCAGATGGTGCCCTTCTCCGCCTTCGCCACCTTCCATTGGGCGCGCGCGCCCAACACGCTCGCCCGCTTCAACGGGTCGTCGAGCTACGAGATTCAGGGGCAGGCCGGCGAAGGCAGCAGTTCTGGCGACGCGATGGAGCGGATCGCCGAGCTTGCG carries:
- a CDS encoding efflux RND transporter permease subunit; this translates as MLSRVFIDRPIFAWVLAIIVMLLGVGGILTLPVEQYPDIAPPTVNIRANFPGASAETIETSVTQIIEQQLTGIDGLIYFQSNSDSSGRVGITVTFEKGTDPDIAQVQVQNKVQQALPRLPQQVQQQGLVVTKSNADQLMVVAIYDSTDRVTSNDVSDYLVSNLQEPLGRIDGVGDVNVFGAQYAMRIWLDPNRLAAVQLTPADVISAVQAQNTQVAAGQIGGLPSAPGQMLNAIVTAKSRLTNVDQFKRIVLKTQGNGSRVLLQDVARVELGNESYTNVSRLDGHPGAGISIQLAPGSDALKTAELVRQYMDEHASSLPDGFAYKFPNDSTRFIKLSVEDVIITLIEAIVLVVIVMFLFLQSWRATLIPAIAVPVVLLGTFGVLAAAGFSINTLTLFGMVLAIGLLVDDAIVVVENVERVMEEEPNLTPREATIKSMGEINIALIAIALVLSAVFLPMAFFGGSTGMIYKQFSITIVSSMVLSVFVALILSPALAATVLKRRDREAIAHEHRWVTKAHHYGDRFNDWFKRTTNRYVAAVQRMFSHVKAAMAVFVALIVLLVVVFLNLPTSFLPVEDQGIAQLQYTLPPGATQRRTLEAAAAIERYFLTKEKANIETIYTVIGTSNQGQGQNTGRGFMSFAHWDDRKGPENSVEAITRRATAAVSRQLRDVQFNALSPPAVRGLGQSSGFSMQLLNTGGLTHEEFKARRDELIQAANNDPALTQIRQNNLDDTATLAIDIDQEKVGALGVSQASVDNTLSTAWGGQYVNDFVDRGRVKRVYVQGDAPFRSRPEDMNDWFVRSTTGQMVPFSAFATFHWARAPNTLARFNGSSSYEIQGQAGEGSSSGDAMERIAELAAKLPGTSIAWSGLSYQERLSGGQAPMLYALSLLVVFLCLAALYESWSIPIAVMLVIPLGLVGATLAVLARGLENDIYFQVGLLTTMGLSAKNAILIVEFAEHAEKHGKAPLEAALEAARIRLRPIMMTSLAFIFGVLPLAIATGAGAKSRVAIGTAVIGGMTTATFLAIFFVPLFFVLVRKIFRGRAGPREA